TCTTTTTCCCTGTCTGATCAAAGCGCACTCCCTGAACACTCTGGCAACCTGCATTTTTTCAGCAAGGATGGAGCAGGCGATGAACCCGTTTATTGTTGCGGACCCGGCAAAATGTATTGGCTGTCGCACCTGCGAAGTGGCCTGCGTGGTGTCCCATCAGGAGAGTCAGAATTGTGCGGCAGTGACGGCAAGGACGTTCAGCTCCCGCATTCGGGTGGTGAAAGGCGGAACTTTTACTACGGCGGTTACCTGTCACCAGTGTGAAGATGCCCCCTGTGCTAACGTCTGCCCGACCCAGGCGATTCAGCGTGAGAAGGGCGTCTGGCAGGTAGATCAGCAACGCTGTATCGGCTGTAAAAGCTGTATGGTTGCCTGCCCGTTCGGGGCGATGCAGGTGACGGCGGATGCGGGGCGGGTTCAGGCCCTGAAGTGCGACCGCTGCTCGCACCGCGAAGGCGGACCCGCCTGTGTGGAGGCGTGCCCGACCCGCGCGTTAAGCTGCGTCGATCCTGCCAGATTACGCGCCGAACGGCTGCGTTATCTGGCGTAAATCGCTACTGACCGTTTTCCCGCCAGGCGATGTCGATCTCTTCTGCAAGGATCTTCACACCGGCTTCGATTTTCTCCGGGTCTGGGACGTAATTCATGCGCATGCACTGGTGAGTGTGCGGCCACGGCTTATCCAGCCCCGGGAAGAAGTAATCTCCCGGCACCATCAATACCCCACGCTTTTTCAGGCGCTGGTACAGCAGCTCGGTGGTGATGGGTAGATCCTTAAACCACAGCCAGAGGAAAATCGCCCCTTCGGGTTTGTGGATCAGGCAGCGCTCTTCCGGCAGATAGCGGCGGATGGTCGCGATGGTCTCGTGGACGCGCTGATAATAGAACGGCTTAATCACCTCGTTGGACAGGCGCAGCAGGTCGTTGCGCTTAATCATCTCGCACATCATTGCCGGACCAATCCCGCCAGGGGAGAGGCTGATGATACCGTTCATATTGGTGATGGCGGTGATGATTTTCTCGTTGGCGATGATGATCCCGCAGCGACTGCCCGGCAGCCCCAGCTTGGACAGGCTCATGCACAGCACAATGTTCGGGTTCCACAGCGGGCGCGCTTCGCTGAAGATGATGCCCGGGAAGGGCACGCCATAAGCGTTATCAATCACCAGCGGAATACCGTGCTGGTTCGCCAGCGCATCCAGCTTGATCAGCTCTTCATCGGTGATGACGTTGCCGGTCGGGTTGGTTGGGCGCGAGACGCAGATCATCCCGGTCTCTTCGCCAATATGCAGATGCTCAAAATCGACGTGATACTTGAACTGGCCTTCCGGCAACAGCTCAATGTTCGGACGCGCGGAGACGAAAAGATCGTCCTCCAGGCCGGAATCGGCATAGCCGATATACTCCGGCGTCAGCGGGAACAGCACCTTTTTGGTGGTGCCGTCGGCGCGCCGGCCCGCGAAGAGGTTAAATAAGTAGAAAAACGCGCTCTGGCTGCCGTTTGTCAGTGCAATGTTCTGTGGTTCGATCTCCCAGCCGAGGGTGTCGCGCAGCATCTCCGCCAGCGTGGCAAGCAGCTCGGTTTTGCCCTGCGGGCCGTCGTAATTGCACAGCGCATCAGTGGCTTTGCCATTTTCCAGCATATCCGCGAGGAGCGTCTGAAAATAGGCGTTCATCTCGGGGATTTGTGCCGGATTACCGCCGCCGAGCATGATGGCGCCCGGTGTGCGCAGCCCGTCGTTGAGATCCTCCATCAGGCGGGTGATGCCTGAATGGCGGGTGAATTTGTCGCCGAAAAGTGAAAAAGTCATAGCAGGTGTTCTGTCGAGCCTATTCTAAGTGTGGCTCACCATAACGCTACAACTGCGCGGGTGCAAATCAGCGTCGAAACGAAGAAGGGTGGCTTTGTGTTGCCAGTTTGCCATCAGGTAGCGAATTATCCTGTAACCCCCTCTCCTGATGGTAGAGGGGGTTATCGATGACGATCAGCGATTGCCCGCCCACACCACCATCACCTTATCGCCCTGATGCTCACGCACAAAGCCGTAGCCCTGCGGCATCGTCAGCGTGGTTTGTGTGCCTGCGCCCACCGCCGGATGGCGGGCCCGGAACTGGCCGAGCCTTTGCCAGTGGGCGACGGTTTCTGCCTGCGAACCGCTGATATCCTGCCAGTTCATGTCCGAGCGCGTACCCTGTAAGGGGTCGGAGCCCGTTGGGCCAAAGGGTCTTGCTGATTCATCCCCGTAATAGATCTGCACACTACCCGGCGCCAGTAACAGCAGCTCGGCCGCACGCTGGTCGCCCTCGCGGAACAGGCGGGTATCGTGGGAGGAGAGGTAGCTCAGGACGTTAAAGCTCTGCAGCTTCTCTGCCATCTGCTGCCAGGTGAGGTCCATACTGGACAGGCAATCCACCGCTTTGGCCGCCTGCTCCTGATAATCAAAATTGATCATCGCATCGAAGCCATGACGGTAGTAATCGCTCTGCATTACCCCGTGCCCCCAGGATTCACCGGTCATCCAGAACGGCGCATCGTCGAGTTTTTTATCCGGGTTGGCCGCTTTCCATGCCTTTAGCGCCTCACTGGCCCGATCCTTCAGCTGCTGCCAGCCGGCCAGCTCAACGTGCTTCGCGGTATCGACCCGGAAACCGTCAATACCGTATTCACGCACCCATTGGCTCAGCCAGTGGGTAAGGTAATCCCTGGGCGTGTAGCCGTCGATGGCTTTTGCACCGGTATCAGGTTTATGGCGATAGAAATTCGGCAGGCCCGATGGGGTGGTGGATTCCGTTTTCAGATCCGGCAGGAAGGCCAGCGACATGGTCAGATCGTCAAAGCCGGGGTTGTCGTAATCGCCAATGTCGGTGCGCACCCACTTCTTGCCCCACCACTTTTCCCAGCCCGCTTTATCGCTGAAGTTGATGTAGTCGTTAAAGCTGTGCCAGCTCTGTCCGGCGGCCGGTTTCCAGTCGGTCCAGCGTTCACCGAGGGTTTTCTTCAGCTCGTCGCCCTGCAGATAGAGGGCACCGAACTGATACTCCTGCATGTCTGCCAGCGTCGCATAACCGGTGTGGTTCATCACCACGTCAAACAGGATACGGATCCCCCGGCGATGGGCTTCATCCACCAGCTTGCGTAAATCGTCCTCGGTGCCCATGTTGGCATCGAGCCGGGTCCAGTCCTGGGTGTAGTAACCGTGATAGGCGTAATGGGGGAAATCCCCCTTTGTGCCGCCGCCGACCCAGCCGTGGATCTGCTCCAGCGGGGAGCTGATCCACAGGGCGTTAACCCCGAGCTGTTGCAGGTAATCCAGCTTGCTGGTGAGCCCTTTCAGATCGCCGCCATGGAAGGTGCCGATCTCCTGCATGCCGTCCTTATGGCGTCCATAACTATTGTCGTTAGACGGGTCGCCATTCTCAAACCGGTCGGTAAGGACAAAATAGACGGTGGCGTTTTGCCAGCTGAACGGGGCAGGCTTGTCTGTCTCTGCACGCTCGAGTAACAGCAGGCCGTTGCTGCCCGGTGCAGGTTGCAGGGTGATTTTGCCCTGCTGCACGGTGGCGGTCTGTTTGCTGTAGAAATCCCGCACCACGCTCCCTTCCGGGAAGGTATTGCCGACGTCGAGCGTTAAGGGTTTGCCATCCCATTTGGGGCACTGGCGAACCACCGAGGTCACCGCTTTTTCGCTTGTGCTGGCGACGGTCAACATCAGCGTTGGCGTGCCGGAACGGGTATCAATCCGTGCCTGATAATCACCATCGCGGAAGATGCGCCACTGCACCGGATCGCCTTCGCACGGCTTCAGGGACATCATCTCGTTGAGTTTAATGGCGTTTGTGGGCTGCCAGCACGCCTTGTCAAGATTCAGCGTGAGCGGCCGGGTACCCTTCGTCAGCTTTGCCTGTGACGTGAAAATCCCCGAACCTTCAGCGGTAAAGGCCAGAAAACCCGGGACGGACCAGTCGGCGCTGGCTATTGCAGGCAAGAACAGAAGAGCGAGAGCAGAACGTTTCATACCATTTTCCTGTCACAGCATTTTGCTCAGTTTGCCATCTATTTTAGTGGGCAGACTCATCCCCTGGCACTAACGCGCAGGGAGGAGCAAAGAGGGTGAGTGATCTCACGCTAAATACGCAGATTAACTGCGATATTGAGCACATTTTGATGAAAATGATGCTTAAGCGAGCGAATTTCAGGTGACAGGGTTTCGGATTTGGACTATTTATTTGGATGCTCTTCTCGACTATTTTTGCTAGGATCTGAGATTCGCCTCTCATTTTACGAAAAAAATAAGGTGTTGGAATGTTTCTATCCGACCAGGAGACCTAATGATATCGACTCCCATTCGACGATATGGGGCCGCGATACTCATGTTACTCACCATG
This DNA window, taken from Leclercia adecarboxylata, encodes the following:
- a CDS encoding 4Fe-4S dicluster domain-containing protein — its product is MNPFIVADPAKCIGCRTCEVACVVSHQESQNCAAVTARTFSSRIRVVKGGTFTTAVTCHQCEDAPCANVCPTQAIQREKGVWQVDQQRCIGCKSCMVACPFGAMQVTADAGRVQALKCDRCSHREGGPACVEACPTRALSCVDPARLRAERLRYLA
- the avtA gene encoding valine--pyruvate transaminase; translation: MTFSLFGDKFTRHSGITRLMEDLNDGLRTPGAIMLGGGNPAQIPEMNAYFQTLLADMLENGKATDALCNYDGPQGKTELLATLAEMLRDTLGWEIEPQNIALTNGSQSAFFYLFNLFAGRRADGTTKKVLFPLTPEYIGYADSGLEDDLFVSARPNIELLPEGQFKYHVDFEHLHIGEETGMICVSRPTNPTGNVITDEELIKLDALANQHGIPLVIDNAYGVPFPGIIFSEARPLWNPNIVLCMSLSKLGLPGSRCGIIIANEKIITAITNMNGIISLSPGGIGPAMMCEMIKRNDLLRLSNEVIKPFYYQRVHETIATIRRYLPEERCLIHKPEGAIFLWLWFKDLPITTELLYQRLKKRGVLMVPGDYFFPGLDKPWPHTHQCMRMNYVPDPEKIEAGVKILAEEIDIAWRENGQ
- a CDS encoding alpha-amylase, with the protein product MKRSALALLFLPAIASADWSVPGFLAFTAEGSGIFTSQAKLTKGTRPLTLNLDKACWQPTNAIKLNEMMSLKPCEGDPVQWRIFRDGDYQARIDTRSGTPTLMLTVASTSEKAVTSVVRQCPKWDGKPLTLDVGNTFPEGSVVRDFYSKQTATVQQGKITLQPAPGSNGLLLLERAETDKPAPFSWQNATVYFVLTDRFENGDPSNDNSYGRHKDGMQEIGTFHGGDLKGLTSKLDYLQQLGVNALWISSPLEQIHGWVGGGTKGDFPHYAYHGYYTQDWTRLDANMGTEDDLRKLVDEAHRRGIRILFDVVMNHTGYATLADMQEYQFGALYLQGDELKKTLGERWTDWKPAAGQSWHSFNDYINFSDKAGWEKWWGKKWVRTDIGDYDNPGFDDLTMSLAFLPDLKTESTTPSGLPNFYRHKPDTGAKAIDGYTPRDYLTHWLSQWVREYGIDGFRVDTAKHVELAGWQQLKDRASEALKAWKAANPDKKLDDAPFWMTGESWGHGVMQSDYYRHGFDAMINFDYQEQAAKAVDCLSSMDLTWQQMAEKLQSFNVLSYLSSHDTRLFREGDQRAAELLLLAPGSVQIYYGDESARPFGPTGSDPLQGTRSDMNWQDISGSQAETVAHWQRLGQFRARHPAVGAGTQTTLTMPQGYGFVREHQGDKVMVVWAGNR